The proteins below are encoded in one region of Longimicrobiales bacterium:
- a CDS encoding CDP-alcohol phosphatidyltransferase family protein: MSKLPKEHKFIDLSDYGRPLARLIANSLKETAYTPIDVTIWFIISGLIAVACILLEYYWAAGFFLLFKSILDAADGELARIRGTPSYTGRYLDSVADILLNMLIFMALWYISEVHFVYCLLAFVGIQLQGTLYNYYYVILRNNVNGDTTSRIFENETPTALKGEAQKNVAILFGIYKALYGVFDKTIYALDSNASTGRRLPNIMMTALSTFGLGFQLLIISVMLVVGYKEYIVYFFLWYSVMILVFVGIRRLIEMF, from the coding sequence ATGTCGAAATTGCCCAAAGAGCATAAGTTTATTGATCTTTCAGATTACGGAAGGCCCCTTGCGCGGCTTATCGCCAATTCCCTAAAAGAAACTGCATACACGCCTATCGATGTCACAATATGGTTTATCATTTCCGGGCTGATCGCTGTTGCTTGTATCTTATTGGAATATTATTGGGCGGCGGGTTTTTTCTTGTTGTTTAAATCGATCCTAGATGCTGCCGATGGCGAGCTGGCGAGAATAAGGGGCACGCCTTCGTACACAGGGCGCTATCTCGACTCTGTGGCAGATATACTATTGAACATGCTCATTTTTATGGCATTGTGGTATATCTCGGAAGTTCATTTTGTGTACTGTTTGTTGGCATTTGTAGGAATTCAATTGCAAGGCACACTCTATAATTATTACTACGTAATTTTGAGAAATAATGTGAATGGCGATACAACCAGTAGGATTTTCGAAAATGAAACTCCAACTGCTCTGAAGGGAGAAGCCCAGAAGAATGTAGCTATTCTATTCGGGATCTATAAAGCGCTTTATGGTGTTTTTGATAAAACAATTTATGCTTTAGATTCGAACGCTTCTACAGGAAGGCGACTTCCAAATATTATGATGACAGCTTTGTCAACTTTTGGTCTTGGTTTTCAGCTCCTCATAATAAGTGTGATGTTGGTTGTGGGCTACAAGGAGTATATCGTGTATTTCTTTTTATGGTACTCCGTGATGATCCTCGTGTTTGTCGGTATTAGAAGACTGATTGAAATGTTTTAA